The proteins below are encoded in one region of Pseudonocardia sp. DSM 110487:
- a CDS encoding ABC transporter ATP-binding protein, which translates to MAASGGGRMSGVTITGLIKEFGGVAAVEQLDLDIAPGEFVTLLGPSGCGKTTTLRCLAGLEAPDRGELAIGERVVFSAARATFVPPDKRDVGMVFQSYGLWPHMTVGGNVGYPLKLAKVGKAEARRRVLEILEQVGLADRADEMATSLSGGQQQRVALARAMVNRPALMLYDEPLSNLDAKLRLSMRTQIRELHDALGSTSVYVTHDQEEAIALADRVVVMNAGRIEQVGSPRELYTRPANAFVADFMGFQNLLSGTVVDVAADGYVVDLAGATAAVRVAGRPPGPAGTPMAVAFRASHVRVDGQVPPPAVEGVSSSFTGRVRSRTYLGSCVRVLVDIGGELVRAQVDESELDRFGPDELSVGREVALGVPTARVVPLPGESSGQEAAPVSDLARAGSG; encoded by the coding sequence ATGGCAGCCAGCGGGGGCGGCCGCATGAGCGGGGTGACGATCACCGGGCTGATCAAGGAGTTCGGCGGCGTCGCCGCCGTGGAGCAACTCGACCTCGACATCGCCCCCGGCGAGTTCGTCACGCTGCTGGGCCCCAGCGGCTGCGGGAAGACGACCACGCTGCGCTGCCTGGCCGGGCTAGAGGCACCCGACCGGGGCGAGCTCGCCATCGGCGAGCGGGTCGTGTTCTCCGCCGCTCGTGCCACGTTCGTGCCACCGGACAAGCGCGACGTCGGGATGGTGTTCCAGAGCTACGGGCTGTGGCCGCACATGACGGTGGGCGGGAACGTCGGCTATCCGCTCAAACTGGCGAAGGTCGGCAAGGCCGAGGCGCGGCGACGGGTACTGGAGATCCTGGAACAGGTGGGGTTGGCCGACCGCGCCGACGAGATGGCGACGTCGCTGTCCGGTGGCCAGCAGCAGCGAGTGGCCCTGGCGAGGGCGATGGTCAACCGGCCCGCCCTGATGCTGTACGACGAACCGCTGTCCAACCTGGACGCGAAGCTGCGGCTGTCGATGCGCACCCAGATCCGGGAGCTGCACGACGCGCTCGGCTCCACGTCCGTCTACGTCACCCACGACCAGGAGGAGGCCATCGCGCTGGCCGACCGGGTCGTCGTGATGAACGCGGGGCGGATCGAGCAGGTCGGCAGCCCGCGGGAGCTCTACACCCGCCCGGCCAACGCGTTCGTCGCCGACTTCATGGGGTTCCAGAACCTCCTCTCGGGCACGGTGGTGGACGTGGCCGCCGACGGGTACGTCGTCGACCTGGCCGGGGCGACGGCCGCGGTTCGGGTCGCGGGTCGTCCGCCCGGACCGGCGGGCACCCCGATGGCCGTCGCCTTCCGCGCCTCGCACGTGCGCGTGGACGGGCAGGTTCCCCCACCTGCGGTCGAAGGGGTGTCGAGCAGTTTCACCGGGCGAGTGCGCTCGCGCACCTACCTGGGCAGCTGCGTGCGCGTCCTGGTCGACATCGGCGGGGAGCTGGTGCGTGCCCAGGTGGACGAGAGCGAGCTGGACCGCTTCGGGCCGGACGAGCTGAGCGTGGGCCGCGAGGTCGCGCTCGGCGTGCCCACCGCCCGGGTGGTGCCGCTGCCTGGCGAATCGTCGGGGCAGGAGGCGGCGCCGGTCTCCGACCTCGCCAGGGCTGGATCGGGGTGA
- a CDS encoding amidohydrolase family protein codes for MKIDIHGHVSAPESLYAYKAGLLAHRGAHGRGSAGVTDDTLRAALTEPNKSFGGKSHLAHLDDAGVDVQLISPRPYQMMHSEQGRLVEWFAQETNDVIARTCRLEPQRFRGVAGLPQSMELEPARWTAELRRCVQEHGFVGAMLNPDPYEGSAQPPALGDRFWYPVWEAVCELDVPVLIHSAGCRPPARETYSLHFIQEETLAVIGLLNSSVLDDFPDLKIIVSHGGGAVPYQRGRFQPGALRKGTTFAEQLRRLYYDTCLYTRDSIELLLRSVGVDRCLFGTEKPGTGSMRDPETGRWIDDIHLLIEDIDWLDDGQRKQLFESNARDLFRIQG; via the coding sequence ATGAAGATCGACATCCACGGCCACGTCAGCGCTCCCGAGTCGCTCTACGCCTACAAGGCGGGTCTGCTCGCCCACCGCGGCGCGCACGGCCGCGGCAGCGCGGGCGTCACCGACGACACCCTGCGCGCGGCGTTGACCGAGCCGAACAAGAGCTTCGGCGGCAAGTCCCACCTCGCTCACCTCGACGACGCGGGCGTGGACGTGCAGCTGATCTCGCCGCGGCCCTACCAGATGATGCACAGCGAGCAGGGCCGTCTCGTGGAGTGGTTCGCCCAGGAGACCAACGACGTCATCGCCCGCACCTGCCGGCTGGAGCCGCAGCGCTTCCGGGGCGTGGCAGGGCTCCCGCAGAGCATGGAGCTGGAGCCCGCGCGGTGGACGGCCGAGCTCCGGCGCTGCGTGCAGGAGCACGGGTTCGTCGGGGCGATGCTCAACCCCGACCCGTACGAGGGCAGCGCGCAGCCGCCCGCGCTCGGCGACCGGTTCTGGTACCCGGTCTGGGAAGCCGTGTGCGAGCTCGACGTCCCGGTGCTGATCCATTCGGCCGGCTGCCGCCCGCCCGCCCGCGAGACGTACTCGCTGCACTTCATCCAGGAGGAGACGCTGGCCGTCATCGGCCTGCTCAACTCGTCCGTCCTCGACGACTTCCCGGACCTGAAGATCATCGTGTCGCACGGTGGCGGCGCGGTCCCGTACCAGCGGGGCCGCTTCCAGCCCGGTGCCCTGCGCAAGGGCACGACGTTCGCCGAGCAGCTGCGCAGGCTCTACTACGACACCTGCCTCTACACCCGCGACTCGATCGAGCTGCTGCTGCGATCCGTCGGTGTCGACCGCTGCCTGTTCGGCACCGAGAAGCCCGGCACCGGGTCGATGCGGGACCCGGAGACCGGGCGCTGGATCGACGACATCCACCTGCTGATCGAGGACATCGACTGGCTCGACGACGGGCAGCGCAAGCAGCTGTTCGAGTCCAACGCCCGCGACCTGTTCCGGATCCAGGGCTGA
- a CDS encoding ABC transporter substrate-binding protein: MRRTHLPPVVLACVAVLAVSGCGGGGGGDVPTVSAAGEGAVGAADAQALGGEAAVTAMQELYRAAQDSGRTTVTVYGPGEKDKEPVYEVFSGRFPGIDVTPVYIVGPEADAKIQAEFASGQHVADMVQAGDTSVAPQIAQGKYVPFRPVTAEGLDPGFAEPTGHAIAASGSTFGFVYNTDLMSPEEAPKGWADLLDPKYRGKMTADETTRNGGSFGTLSHLLWDGRYDDAFLKGLAGQEIALQASGAVAGSAVATGQFALDPFYPYSFYVRDKEQGAPVEFVFPTAGGAHISPHYLGLLDGAPNPDAAKLLITWLFTPEGQQAAADVGYYPLMPNGPAPGGYPSVNELDLLKPFPIDQVGRISSSNLARVKDAWGVAS, encoded by the coding sequence ATGCGAAGGACGCACCTGCCCCCGGTAGTGCTCGCATGCGTCGCAGTGCTCGCCGTGAGCGGGTGTGGAGGCGGTGGGGGCGGTGATGTCCCGACCGTCTCCGCGGCGGGCGAGGGCGCGGTCGGCGCGGCCGATGCGCAGGCTCTCGGCGGCGAGGCGGCCGTGACCGCGATGCAGGAGCTCTACCGCGCGGCCCAGGACTCCGGCCGGACCACGGTCACCGTTTACGGCCCCGGGGAGAAGGACAAGGAGCCGGTCTACGAGGTCTTCTCGGGGCGGTTCCCCGGGATCGACGTCACCCCCGTCTACATCGTCGGCCCCGAAGCCGACGCCAAGATCCAGGCGGAGTTCGCGAGCGGCCAGCACGTCGCCGACATGGTGCAGGCCGGAGACACCTCGGTGGCCCCGCAGATCGCACAGGGCAAGTACGTCCCGTTCCGTCCGGTCACCGCCGAGGGCCTCGACCCCGGTTTCGCCGAGCCGACCGGCCACGCCATCGCCGCCAGCGGCAGCACGTTCGGCTTCGTCTACAACACGGACCTGATGTCGCCGGAGGAGGCACCGAAGGGATGGGCCGACCTGCTGGACCCGAAGTACCGCGGGAAGATGACCGCTGACGAGACCACCAGGAACGGCGGCTCCTTCGGCACACTGAGCCACCTGCTGTGGGACGGGCGCTACGACGACGCCTTCCTGAAGGGCCTGGCCGGGCAGGAGATCGCGCTACAGGCGTCCGGGGCGGTCGCGGGCAGCGCGGTGGCCACGGGCCAGTTCGCCCTCGATCCCTTCTACCCCTACAGCTTCTACGTCCGGGACAAGGAGCAGGGCGCGCCGGTCGAGTTCGTCTTCCCGACCGCGGGTGGCGCGCACATCTCGCCGCACTACCTCGGCCTGCTCGACGGCGCGCCGAACCCGGATGCCGCCAAGCTCCTGATCACGTGGCTGTTCACGCCGGAGGGCCAGCAGGCTGCCGCCGACGTCGGCTACTACCCGCTGATGCCGAACGGCCCGGCGCCGGGCGGCTACCCGTCGGTCAACGAGCTGGACCTGCTCAAGCCGTTCCCGATCGACCAGGTGGGCCGGATCTCCTCGTCCAACCTGGCCCGGGTCAAGGACGCATGGGGCGTCGCGAGCTGA
- a CDS encoding iron ABC transporter permease, translating into MTEPSAGLTRPDPATRTRMPSTGPFTTARGMLPLIAVCVFLFAVPIAMLAVGAFRNAPPGLPAQWSVDAFVRTYTDPVSYSTLLNSVLLSGGGTLLATVVALALTFLVARTNTPMRGLVTPAMVLVVALPPLFYAISWGMLGNSRIGLLNTTWRDLTGTEGVLFDANSWGGLFLVAMIKGAAFAYLLLLGPFRAVDRSLEEAAQVSGAGRLRTLLGIDLVVLAPAITGVVILNFVIGLESFDVPLFLGTPAGIAVFSTQIYGQITNSTPADYGGASALSLLLVLVVLALVALQWKVLGRRSYTTVSGRGYRTEVWDIGAWRWLGSVFVVGYLLLAIVLPMLQLVLGSLQPFFGGAGAYSPANYEALFEDRQTVTALRTTLLVALVGGLLAMALALLIVYAMAHHESRLRRVLELLTWLPWAVPGVVLSLGMAWTYVSIPGLRALYGSVVVVLTGLVVAAVPIATRAVQPAVAQITRELEEASRVSGAAPMRMLVGIVLPLIMPSFVAGWFVVAIVISGNLAIPIMLSSAQNPTVPLLVYELYTQGQTSRAAALFVIVLGALLAGLVVMGGLSRLLRRRIGPATGGPPPLPTEAATPEPVGAR; encoded by the coding sequence ATGACCGAACCGAGCGCGGGGCTGACCCGGCCCGATCCGGCCACCCGGACGCGCATGCCGAGCACGGGCCCGTTCACCACGGCCCGCGGCATGCTCCCGCTGATCGCCGTCTGCGTGTTCCTGTTCGCCGTGCCGATCGCGATGCTGGCGGTCGGGGCATTCCGCAACGCCCCGCCCGGGCTGCCGGCACAGTGGTCGGTGGACGCCTTCGTTCGCACCTACACCGATCCGGTCTCGTACTCCACCCTGCTCAACTCGGTGCTCCTCTCCGGTGGCGGCACCCTGCTGGCCACCGTCGTCGCACTGGCGCTCACGTTCCTCGTGGCCCGGACGAACACCCCGATGCGGGGGTTGGTGACGCCGGCGATGGTGCTGGTGGTGGCGCTCCCGCCGCTGTTCTACGCGATCAGCTGGGGGATGCTGGGCAACTCGCGCATCGGGCTCCTCAACACCACATGGCGCGACCTGACCGGCACCGAGGGCGTCCTGTTCGACGCCAACTCGTGGGGCGGGCTGTTCCTGGTGGCCATGATCAAGGGCGCGGCGTTCGCATACCTGCTGCTGCTCGGCCCGTTCCGAGCCGTCGACCGGAGCCTGGAGGAGGCCGCGCAGGTGTCGGGCGCAGGCCGGCTGCGGACCCTGCTCGGGATCGACCTGGTGGTGCTGGCCCCGGCCATCACCGGGGTCGTGATCCTCAACTTCGTCATCGGGCTGGAGTCCTTCGACGTTCCGTTGTTCCTGGGAACGCCCGCCGGCATCGCGGTCTTCTCCACCCAGATCTACGGTCAGATCACCAACAGCACGCCGGCCGACTACGGGGGCGCCAGCGCCCTGTCGCTGCTGCTCGTCCTGGTGGTGCTGGCGTTGGTGGCCCTGCAGTGGAAGGTGCTGGGGCGGCGCAGCTACACGACGGTGTCCGGGAGGGGCTACCGCACCGAGGTCTGGGACATCGGGGCGTGGCGGTGGCTCGGCAGCGTGTTCGTCGTCGGGTACCTGCTGCTGGCGATCGTGCTGCCGATGCTCCAGCTGGTGCTCGGCAGCCTGCAGCCGTTCTTCGGCGGTGCGGGGGCCTACTCGCCTGCCAACTACGAGGCGCTGTTCGAGGACCGGCAGACCGTCACCGCCCTGCGTACGACGCTGCTGGTCGCCCTGGTCGGTGGGCTGCTCGCGATGGCACTCGCCCTGCTGATCGTCTACGCGATGGCGCACCACGAGTCCCGGCTGCGTCGCGTGCTCGAGCTGCTGACCTGGCTGCCGTGGGCGGTGCCGGGGGTGGTGCTCAGCCTGGGCATGGCGTGGACGTACGTGAGCATCCCCGGGCTGCGCGCGCTCTACGGCTCGGTCGTGGTGGTGCTGACCGGGCTGGTGGTCGCGGCCGTGCCGATCGCCACCCGCGCGGTCCAACCCGCGGTCGCGCAGATCACCCGGGAGCTGGAGGAGGCGTCGCGGGTGAGCGGGGCCGCGCCGATGCGGATGCTCGTCGGCATCGTGCTGCCGCTGATCATGCCCAGCTTCGTCGCAGGCTGGTTCGTCGTCGCGATCGTGATCTCGGGGAACCTCGCGATCCCGATCATGCTGTCCTCGGCGCAGAACCCCACCGTGCCGCTGCTGGTCTACGAGCTCTACACGCAGGGCCAGACGTCCAGGGCGGCCGCCCTGTTCGTCATCGTCCTCGGCGCGTTGCTGGCCGGGCTGGTCGTGATGGGCGGGCTGTCCCGGTTGCTGCGTCGCCGCATCGGCCCGGCCACGGGCGGCCCACCACCACTGCCGACCGAAGCCGCCACGCCCGAACCCGTCGGCGCGCGCTGA
- a CDS encoding SDR family oxidoreductase, whose amino-acid sequence MGELLAGRVVVVTGAGSGIGRSEALEIARQGAKVVVADLGVALDGSPESGSAARAVVAEIADAGGEAIACQEDVGDWDGSKRIVDSAIDAFGGLDVIVNNAGILRDKMMFNMDEDDFDAVIRVHLKGTFSLTRWASIHWRGRHKAGLANDGRIINTCSPAGLYGSAGQANYSAAKAGIAAMTIGAARELGRYGVTANAISPVARTRMTATLGRGAATTEGDGWDPRSPDNVAPLVAWLASTESADVTGQVFEVGGGSVGVAEGWRHGPTADKGARWDPVELGPTVRKLVADAYQVPVPGGGANRRN is encoded by the coding sequence GTGGGAGAGTTGTTGGCGGGCCGGGTGGTGGTCGTGACCGGCGCAGGTAGCGGTATCGGCCGGTCCGAGGCCCTGGAGATCGCCAGGCAGGGCGCCAAGGTGGTGGTCGCCGATCTCGGTGTCGCGCTCGACGGTTCCCCGGAGTCGGGATCGGCAGCCCGAGCAGTGGTCGCCGAGATCGCCGATGCCGGCGGTGAGGCGATCGCCTGCCAGGAGGACGTCGGCGACTGGGACGGCTCGAAACGCATCGTCGACTCCGCGATCGACGCTTTCGGCGGACTCGACGTGATCGTGAACAATGCCGGGATCCTGCGCGACAAGATGATGTTCAACATGGACGAGGACGACTTCGACGCGGTCATCCGGGTCCATCTCAAGGGCACGTTCTCGTTGACCCGGTGGGCGTCGATCCACTGGCGCGGCCGCCACAAGGCGGGCCTTGCGAACGACGGGCGGATCATCAACACCTGTTCCCCGGCCGGGCTGTACGGCAGCGCGGGGCAGGCGAACTACTCCGCCGCGAAGGCTGGCATCGCGGCGATGACCATCGGTGCGGCACGCGAACTCGGCCGTTACGGCGTGACCGCCAACGCCATCTCGCCCGTCGCGAGAACCCGGATGACCGCCACCCTGGGACGGGGTGCCGCCACCACCGAGGGCGACGGGTGGGACCCGCGCAGCCCGGACAACGTGGCGCCACTGGTCGCGTGGCTGGCCAGCACCGAATCCGCTGACGTCACCGGTCAGGTCTTCGAGGTCGGCGGCGGGTCGGTGGGTGTCGCCGAGGGCTGGCGGCACGGCCCGACCGCGGACAAGGGCGCGCGTTGGGACCCGGTCGAGTTGGGCCCCACCGTCCGCAAGCTGGTCGCCGACGCCTATCAGGTGCCGGTGCCCGGCGGCGGGGCGAATCGCCGCAACTGA
- a CDS encoding MaoC family dehydratase — translation MSDGLAVLFEKQGQELGVGEWFEITQERVDRFAEATEDRQWIHVDPERAKDGPYHGTIAHGFLTLSLVLWLGRGLSPRPDGVKMTVNYGLNRVRFPAPAPVGSRIRARVKNLAMEQVSPGALHVINQITVEVEGGSKPACVAELIARHTL, via the coding sequence ATGAGTGACGGACTCGCGGTGTTGTTCGAGAAGCAGGGCCAGGAGCTCGGCGTCGGAGAATGGTTCGAGATCACCCAGGAGCGCGTCGACCGGTTCGCCGAGGCGACCGAGGACCGCCAGTGGATCCACGTCGACCCGGAGCGGGCCAAAGACGGTCCGTATCACGGCACCATTGCGCACGGATTCCTCACCCTGTCGCTCGTGTTGTGGCTCGGGCGAGGGCTCAGTCCGCGCCCGGACGGTGTCAAGATGACGGTCAACTACGGGCTGAACCGGGTGCGTTTTCCCGCGCCTGCGCCGGTGGGATCGCGGATCCGCGCACGCGTGAAGAACCTCGCGATGGAGCAGGTCTCCCCGGGCGCACTGCACGTCATCAACCAGATCACCGTCGAGGTCGAGGGTGGCTCCAAGCCGGCTTGTGTGGCCGAACTGATCGCTCGGCACACGCTCTGA
- a CDS encoding 3-oxoacid CoA-transferase: MDKVYESPAAALADLDDGASIAVSGFGQSAGAPVSLLAALRERSSRELCLVANGLPPGADPIVEGGRVRHLIVSFTARSGRSSATDQLLSTGAMTFELVPQGTLVERLRAGGAGLGAIFTPTGLNTPIAEGKEVRCFDGKPYLLEPAIRVDYAFITAHRADRLGNVEFRGANRHLAPSFAKAARVAIVEVDEIVEAGELPPERIDLPGIFVARVVRKTVANTLPKYGLHRRPADIAREYNGKPGRTRLQIAEQAADLLPEPSYVNLGLGIPSHLSSFVEDRDIILQGENGILGYGEIVDDDELYPDVFNASGVSVTPRPGISYFDSVTSFEMIRSGRVDVVVLGAYQVDAEGSVANWAVPGMTGGGIGGAMDLVASGGTVMVLMEHRGSNGEPKLVQRCAFPLTGKACVDIVVTDLAVFRRRDGVLAIDSVAPGFTAEEVWALTEMDVPAAGVRNGAGGM, encoded by the coding sequence ATGGACAAGGTCTACGAGTCCCCTGCTGCCGCGCTCGCGGATCTGGACGACGGCGCGTCGATCGCGGTGTCCGGGTTCGGGCAGAGCGCCGGCGCGCCGGTCAGCCTGCTTGCTGCGCTGCGCGAACGCAGCAGCCGCGAGCTGTGTCTGGTGGCCAATGGCCTCCCGCCGGGTGCGGATCCGATCGTCGAGGGCGGCCGGGTCCGCCACCTGATCGTGTCGTTCACCGCGCGCAGCGGGCGGAGCAGTGCGACCGACCAGCTGCTCTCCACGGGTGCGATGACCTTCGAGCTCGTGCCGCAGGGAACCCTGGTCGAGCGACTCCGTGCCGGTGGCGCCGGGCTCGGCGCCATCTTCACCCCGACCGGGCTGAACACCCCGATCGCCGAGGGCAAGGAGGTCCGCTGCTTCGACGGCAAGCCCTACCTGCTCGAGCCCGCGATCCGGGTCGACTACGCGTTCATCACGGCGCACCGCGCCGACCGGCTGGGCAACGTCGAGTTCAGGGGCGCGAACCGGCATCTCGCCCCGAGCTTCGCCAAGGCGGCGCGGGTGGCGATCGTCGAGGTCGACGAGATCGTGGAGGCGGGCGAGCTCCCGCCCGAACGCATCGACCTGCCGGGGATCTTCGTGGCCCGGGTGGTGCGCAAGACCGTGGCCAACACACTGCCCAAGTACGGGCTGCACCGGCGCCCGGCCGACATCGCGCGCGAGTACAACGGCAAGCCGGGCCGGACCCGGCTCCAGATCGCGGAGCAGGCCGCCGATCTGCTGCCCGAGCCGAGCTACGTCAACCTCGGCCTCGGGATCCCGAGCCACCTCTCGTCGTTCGTCGAGGACCGGGACATCATCCTGCAGGGCGAGAACGGCATCCTCGGCTACGGCGAGATCGTCGACGACGACGAGCTCTACCCGGACGTCTTCAACGCGAGCGGCGTGTCCGTCACACCGCGTCCGGGGATCTCCTACTTCGACAGCGTGACGTCCTTCGAGATGATCCGCTCGGGGCGGGTGGACGTGGTGGTGCTCGGCGCCTACCAGGTGGACGCCGAGGGCAGCGTGGCGAACTGGGCCGTCCCTGGCATGACCGGCGGTGGGATCGGCGGTGCGATGGACCTGGTCGCCTCCGGTGGAACGGTCATGGTGCTGATGGAGCACCGCGGCAGCAACGGTGAGCCGAAGCTGGTGCAGCGGTGTGCCTTCCCGCTGACCGGCAAGGCGTGCGTGGACATCGTGGTCACCGACCTGGCGGTGTTCCGGCGCCGCGACGGTGTCCTCGCCATCGACTCGGTGGCGCCGGGCTTCACGGCAGAGGAGGTCTGGGCGCTGACCGAGATGGACGTTCCAGCGGCCGGCGTGCGCAACGGTGCAGGAGGAATGTGA
- a CDS encoding amidohydrolase family protein, translating to MDLDEIVAIDVHTHVSASVNAPAQPPSEHAEAMARYFRTEARATTVPELAAYYRERKIACVAFAVDARTATGRLPAVTSEEVAEQAAEHSDVLVPFASVDPRTGRVAVDRARRLIEELHVKGFKFHPSGQAFYPNDREYYPLYEVLEGFRVPALFHSGQTGAGAGVRGGGGTRLKYSNPLFLDDVAVDFPDLPIVLAHPSFPWQDEALAVAVHKPNVYIDLSGWSPKYFPANLVQYANSLIKNKVLFGSDFPMITPDRWLADFEKLDIKPEVRPLILKENAARLLGLGER from the coding sequence ATCGACTTGGACGAGATCGTCGCGATCGACGTGCACACCCACGTGTCGGCGTCGGTGAACGCCCCGGCCCAGCCGCCGTCGGAGCACGCGGAGGCCATGGCGCGCTACTTCCGGACCGAGGCGCGGGCGACCACGGTGCCGGAGTTGGCCGCGTACTACCGCGAGCGCAAGATCGCGTGTGTTGCCTTCGCCGTGGATGCGCGGACCGCGACCGGGAGGCTGCCCGCGGTCACCAGCGAAGAGGTCGCCGAACAGGCCGCCGAGCATTCGGACGTCCTCGTCCCGTTCGCCAGTGTCGACCCACGGACGGGCCGCGTCGCGGTGGATCGGGCCCGCCGGCTGATCGAGGAGCTGCACGTCAAGGGGTTCAAGTTCCACCCGAGCGGCCAGGCCTTCTACCCGAACGACCGGGAGTACTACCCCCTGTACGAGGTGCTCGAGGGGTTTCGGGTGCCTGCGCTCTTCCACAGCGGCCAGACCGGCGCGGGTGCCGGAGTCCGGGGTGGTGGCGGGACCCGGTTGAAGTACTCGAACCCGCTGTTCCTCGACGACGTCGCAGTCGACTTCCCGGACCTGCCTATCGTGCTCGCCCACCCGTCGTTCCCGTGGCAGGACGAGGCCTTGGCCGTTGCGGTGCACAAGCCGAACGTCTACATCGACCTGTCGGGCTGGTCGCCGAAGTACTTCCCCGCCAACTTGGTCCAGTACGCCAACAGCCTGATCAAGAACAAGGTCCTCTTCGGGTCCGACTTCCCGATGATCACCCCGGACCGGTGGCTGGCCGACTTCGAGAAGCTCGACATCAAGCCCGAGGTGCGCCCCCTCATCCTCAAGGAGAACGCGGCCCGGCTACTCGGACTCGGCGAGCGCTGA
- a CDS encoding TetR/AcrR family transcriptional regulator, whose product MPDPAGSPLPDPTDADRPAAARVADSGAVEAQVRRGRRRDPTIDTRVANSVIEIYAQFGWAGLTFDEVARRAKVGKAALYLRWASKEDLLLDSMASVHVRRMPHDRHDLRTDLAAIGHSLLAFYSSPRGLAYLRMYVESRYVPGLEDRWRKQHTTPIFRRARSLIHEAVARGELPEGTSPTIVLDALIGAITNHVLSTPPELFSQMQANGPAYVEALIDFVLAGARASGRAVPD is encoded by the coding sequence GTGCCAGACCCTGCCGGCTCACCACTGCCGGACCCGACCGACGCCGATCGACCGGCCGCGGCGCGGGTGGCCGACAGCGGGGCCGTCGAGGCACAGGTCCGGCGCGGCCGGCGCCGCGACCCCACCATCGACACCCGCGTCGCCAACTCCGTGATCGAGATCTACGCCCAGTTCGGATGGGCCGGGCTCACCTTCGACGAGGTCGCCCGCCGGGCAAAGGTCGGCAAGGCCGCGCTGTACCTGCGCTGGGCCTCGAAGGAGGATCTGCTGCTGGACAGCATGGCGAGCGTGCATGTACGCCGCATGCCACACGACCGCCACGACCTTCGCACCGACCTGGCCGCCATCGGGCACTCACTGCTGGCCTTCTACAGCAGTCCGCGGGGACTGGCCTACCTCCGGATGTACGTGGAGTCCCGCTACGTACCCGGCCTCGAGGACCGCTGGCGCAAGCAGCACACCACGCCGATATTCCGCCGGGCCCGCTCGCTCATCCACGAGGCCGTCGCCCGGGGGGAACTGCCGGAAGGGACGTCACCCACCATCGTGCTCGACGCCCTGATCGGCGCCATCACCAACCACGTGCTCTCCACACCTCCGGAGCTGTTCTCCCAGATGCAGGCCAATGGGCCCGCGTACGTCGAAGCACTGATCGACTTCGTGCTGGCCGGGGCCCGTGCCTCCGGCCGGGCCGTACCCGACTGA
- a CDS encoding cytochrome P450, with amino-acid sequence MPALSQLVALEQEHLRRPADVYAQLRELGVHYAPEVDAFVVARHDDVVHVLRERHTFSSRNTVGRELPPADPSNPSAPLSPLLLLSDDPEHGKRRSIVNRAFTPMRIASWEPQVRRVAAEHVDRLRGLREVDLVRDLAALLPVRVISLVLGVPQQDVARFRAWSEEITRSVGNHGGDPVRREQVQDEFTGYLGRLLDRWDGQVDSSVLSQIAAAERAGELTRRECVRFVAELLVAGNITTTHHLASSVALLASRPELWDRLRAERALVRSFVEESLRLEAPIQGFYRLATADTEIGGVAVPEGSRVFVLYGSANRDDEAWDACPHLKLDRRGAASHLAFGKGAHACIGSSLARLEGRVVVEELLDRVESLELTVPVDELPYGASFINHGPVSVPARLEFRAAAPRSTPRQAPTGG; translated from the coding sequence GTGCCCGCGTTGTCCCAGCTGGTCGCCCTGGAGCAGGAGCACCTGCGCCGCCCGGCCGACGTCTACGCGCAGCTGCGCGAGCTCGGTGTGCACTACGCCCCGGAGGTGGACGCGTTCGTGGTGGCCCGGCACGACGACGTCGTGCACGTGCTGCGCGAGCGCCACACGTTCTCCTCGCGGAACACGGTGGGCCGCGAGCTCCCGCCGGCCGACCCGAGCAACCCCAGTGCGCCGCTGTCGCCGTTGTTGCTGCTGTCGGACGACCCCGAACACGGGAAGCGGCGTTCGATCGTCAACCGCGCGTTCACCCCGATGCGGATCGCTTCGTGGGAACCGCAGGTTCGACGGGTCGCCGCCGAGCACGTCGATCGGTTGCGCGGGCTCCGCGAGGTCGACCTCGTCCGCGACCTCGCCGCGTTGCTGCCGGTACGCGTGATCAGCCTGGTGCTGGGCGTGCCGCAACAGGACGTCGCCCGGTTCCGGGCCTGGTCGGAGGAGATCACCCGCTCGGTCGGCAACCACGGCGGTGATCCGGTGCGCCGAGAGCAGGTGCAGGACGAGTTCACCGGCTACCTCGGCAGGCTCCTGGACCGGTGGGACGGACAGGTCGACTCCAGCGTGCTGTCCCAGATCGCCGCCGCCGAGCGGGCGGGCGAGCTGACCCGCCGGGAGTGCGTCCGGTTCGTCGCGGAGCTACTGGTGGCCGGAAACATCACCACGACGCACCACCTCGCCAGCAGCGTCGCGTTGCTCGCGAGCCGACCGGAGCTGTGGGACCGGCTGCGAGCCGAGCGCGCACTGGTCCGGTCGTTCGTCGAGGAGTCGTTGCGGCTGGAGGCGCCGATCCAGGGCTTCTACCGGCTGGCCACGGCCGACACCGAGATCGGCGGCGTGGCCGTCCCGGAGGGTTCCCGGGTGTTCGTGCTCTACGGGTCGGCGAACCGGGACGACGAGGCCTGGGACGCCTGCCCGCACCTGAAGCTCGACCGACGGGGCGCCGCCTCCCACCTCGCATTCGGCAAGGGGGCGCACGCCTGCATCGGCTCGTCCCTCGCCCGTCTGGAGGGCCGTGTCGTGGTCGAGGAGCTGCTCGACCGCGTGGAGTCGCTCGAGCTCACGGTGCCCGTCGACGAGCTGCCCTACGGGGCGAGCTTCATCAACCACGGCCCGGTGAGCGTGCCGGCGCGCCTGGAGTTCCGCGCGGCGGCCCCGCGATCGACGCCGCGGCAAGCGCCTACGGGCGGGTGA